Genomic segment of bacterium:
GTCGAAGCGTGCCAGCGCGCGCAGCTCCTCGCTGCACCCGGGACAGCCGTCCAGGTGGCGGGCGAGACGGCGGCGCGTGCCCGGGTCGAGCTCGTCGCGCGCCTCCGCCCAGCGCAGCAACAGGGCGGGCTCCGGGTGGGCGTCCGCGCCGAGCCGGTCCCCGAGCTCGGTCCACGCGGCGACCTCCGCGGCGCAGGCGGGGCAGGTCGGATAGTGGGCGCGGAACGCGTCCCACGCGGCGTCCCGCGGCGCCGCGAGGAAGGCGGCGAGGTCGATGTCGAAGGCGCGGCGGCAGCTCATGGACGCGTGGTCCTCGTCCCTATGGTCGGTGGGCGGCGGCGCATCGGATCATCCCGGCGCGAGCCGGCGCCGCAGCGTCGTCAGGGCGTCGCGCAGGCGCCGCTTCATGGTCCCGAGCGGGATGCCGGTCTGGTCGCTGACCTCCTGATACGTCTTGCCCTCCCGGTAGACGCCGTCCAGCACCCGGCGCTCGTCGGGCGCGAGATCGCGGACGGCCGCGTCGAGCGCGGCGCGCTCGCCGTCGTCGGGCGGCGTGGCGAGGGCATGGGCGGCGGCGTCGTCCCAGGGCAGCGTCTCCGTCTCCTTCCAGCGCAGGCGGTGCTTCAGCCGGTCGACGAACTTGTTGCGCGTGACGATGCGCACGTAGCCGACGCAGGCCTCGGGGTCACGCAGCCGGCCCGCCTTCGCGCTCGCGACCACCGCGAGGAGCACCTCCTGGCGGAGGTCGTCCCACTCGTCGTGGAAGTCCCAGGCGCGCAGCTGCCGTAGCGTCGCCGTGACCAGCCGGTTCAGCTCGAGGAACGCCAGCCGCTCGCCCGCGAGCAGGCGCTCTACGACCCGGGTCCGGTCCGGCATGGCGGCGGGCATCGTACGGGAGGGTGACGCGGACCACCAACACGGCGCCCAGGCTGGGGTTTCGCGCGCGTGATCCGATTCCCCGCCGGCGCAGACCTTCTCTCGTGAAGGAGGTTCCCGATGCGAAGGTCCCTGGCTCTCGTCCCCCTCGTCTGCGCCGCTCTCGGCGGCGCTCCTGCCGCCGCCGCGCCGGCCGTCACCGCCGGGCTCGACGCGCTCGCGCCCGACGGCACGTCGCGCGGCGGCTGCCCGCTCGAGCACACCGACGTGCAGGTGTCGGTCGCAGGCTTCGTCGCGCGCGTGTCGATCACGCAGCGCTTCCGCAACCCGTTCCCCGATCCGATCGAGGCCGTCTACACCTTCCCGCTCTCGGAGAAGGGCGCCGTCGACACCATGCGGCTCACGACCGGCGCGCGCACGATCGAGGGCGAGATCGAGCGCCGCGCCGAGGCACAGGCCATCTACGACGCCGCCAAGCAGGCGGGGCAGGTGGCGGCGCTCCTCGACGAGGAGCGGCCGAACGTCTTCACCCAGCGCGTCGCCAACCTGATGCCCGGCGCCGGCGTGGAGGT
This window contains:
- a CDS encoding zf-HC2 domain-containing protein translates to MSCRRAFDIDLAAFLAAPRDAAWDAFRAHYPTCPACAAEVAAWTELGDRLGADAHPEPALLLRWAEARDELDPGTRRRLARHLDGCPGCSEELRALARFD
- a CDS encoding sigma-70 family RNA polymerase sigma factor, which codes for MPDRTRVVERLLAGERLAFLELNRLVTATLRQLRAWDFHDEWDDLRQEVLLAVVASAKAGRLRDPEACVGYVRIVTRNKFVDRLKHRLRWKETETLPWDDAAAHALATPPDDGERAALDAAVRDLAPDERRVLDGVYREGKTYQEVSDQTGIPLGTMKRRLRDALTTLRRRLAPG